A genome region from Streptomyces sp. NBC_01296 includes the following:
- a CDS encoding SpoIIE family protein phosphatase, which produces MNEQTPIEDLISGAAQDAGGWLGPLAVAQLATSADGTIVRWNRAAQELLGYTPPQIVGRHIADLLHPGADRSLGRALWETAVTGRGVMGTVTAWHQDGHPLELEIWASPVPGRRHGASAVLVFAADAHAARRIRGSSAVWDGLFARSPVGIAILDTQLRFLQVNPALEVMNGLSESSHVGRRLAQVLPEVNAEDMEDAMRLVLATGEPLLDRRRTGRTPADPVHDRVWSCSYVRVEDPGGRPIGVIASLLDITEQQHDHVEAEAGRRRLALLSEASVRIGASLELERTAQELADLAVPQLADAATVDVLDTLARGDEPGMGLAGGVGLRRLGKAPLTGSAVIGILAPLGRTLTFPSAAPYTQALAARRPFLIAHLDEQVIASAARHTNRPAQLLPVGVHSFMMAPLIARDLVLGVATFYRTSPVGPFGPDDVTLAGELAARAAISIDNARLYHREHETAVILQRSMLPQHITPPPGIEVAHRYLPASDVNEIGGDWYDVLHLPGGKAALLIGDVMGHGIAAAAVMGRLSASVRALARLDLAPEALMNQLEATLDDLAEPMIATFLYAVVDPETGRCRITRAGHPPPVAVGPDGTVRLLDLPPGIPLGVGGTTFTTTDLTLAPGSLLVLYTDGLVEARGSDIDERLNELTRLLTEPQRSLDHLCDSLITHLVPASADDDIALLVARVGTDPHTPPHQPPPPAGA; this is translated from the coding sequence ATGAACGAGCAGACGCCGATCGAGGATCTGATCAGCGGCGCCGCCCAGGACGCCGGCGGGTGGCTCGGCCCGCTGGCCGTGGCGCAGCTCGCCACCAGCGCGGACGGCACCATCGTCCGCTGGAACCGCGCGGCGCAGGAGCTGCTCGGCTACACCCCGCCACAGATCGTCGGCCGGCACATCGCCGACCTCCTCCACCCCGGAGCCGACCGCAGCCTCGGCCGCGCGCTGTGGGAGACCGCCGTCACCGGGCGCGGGGTGATGGGCACCGTGACCGCCTGGCACCAGGACGGGCACCCGCTGGAGCTGGAGATCTGGGCCAGCCCGGTGCCCGGCCGGCGCCACGGCGCCTCCGCGGTCCTGGTCTTCGCCGCCGACGCCCACGCGGCCCGCCGGATCCGGGGATCGTCGGCGGTCTGGGACGGGCTGTTCGCCCGCTCGCCCGTCGGCATCGCGATCCTCGACACGCAGCTGCGATTCCTGCAGGTCAACCCGGCCCTCGAGGTGATGAACGGCCTCTCGGAGTCCTCGCACGTGGGACGCCGCCTCGCACAGGTCCTGCCCGAGGTGAACGCGGAGGACATGGAGGACGCGATGCGGCTGGTCCTGGCCACGGGGGAGCCGCTGCTGGACCGGCGCCGCACGGGCCGTACCCCGGCCGACCCGGTCCATGACCGGGTGTGGTCGTGCTCGTACGTCCGGGTGGAGGACCCCGGCGGCCGCCCGATCGGCGTGATCGCCTCCCTGCTCGACATCACCGAGCAGCAGCACGACCACGTCGAGGCCGAGGCAGGCCGCCGCAGGCTGGCCCTGCTCAGCGAGGCCAGCGTCCGCATCGGCGCCAGCCTCGAGCTGGAGCGCACCGCGCAGGAACTGGCGGACCTGGCCGTACCGCAGCTCGCCGACGCCGCCACCGTGGACGTACTGGACACCCTCGCCCGCGGCGACGAGCCCGGCATGGGACTGGCCGGGGGCGTGGGGCTGCGGCGCCTGGGCAAGGCCCCGCTGACCGGCTCCGCCGTGATCGGCATCCTCGCCCCCCTGGGCAGGACCCTCACCTTCCCGTCGGCGGCCCCCTACACCCAGGCCCTCGCCGCCCGCCGGCCCTTCCTGATCGCCCACCTGGACGAGCAGGTCATCGCCTCCGCCGCCCGCCACACGAACCGGCCCGCACAGCTCCTGCCCGTCGGAGTGCACTCGTTCATGATGGCGCCGCTGATCGCCCGGGACCTCGTACTCGGCGTCGCCACCTTCTACCGGACCAGCCCCGTCGGCCCCTTCGGGCCCGACGACGTCACCCTCGCCGGCGAGCTCGCCGCCCGCGCGGCCATCAGCATCGACAACGCGCGCCTCTACCACCGCGAACACGAGACCGCCGTCATCCTGCAGCGCAGCATGCTGCCGCAGCACATCACCCCGCCGCCCGGCATCGAGGTCGCCCACCGCTACCTGCCGGCCAGCGACGTCAACGAGATCGGCGGCGACTGGTACGACGTCCTGCACCTGCCCGGGGGCAAGGCCGCCCTCCTCATCGGGGACGTCATGGGCCACGGCATCGCGGCCGCGGCGGTCATGGGACGGCTCTCCGCCAGCGTGCGCGCCCTGGCCCGGCTCGACCTCGCCCCCGAGGCCCTGATGAACCAGCTGGAGGCGACCCTCGACGACCTCGCCGAGCCGATGATCGCCACCTTCCTGTACGCCGTGGTCGATCCGGAGACCGGCCGCTGCCGGATCACCCGCGCCGGGCATCCGCCGCCCGTGGCCGTGGGGCCCGACGGCACGGTCCGCCTCCTCGACCTGCCGCCCGGCATCCCGCTGGGGGTCGGCGGTACCACTTTCACCACCACCGACCTCACCCTCGCGCCGGGCAGCCTCCTCGTCCTGTACACCGACGGCCTCGTCGAAGCCCGCGGCAGCGACATCGACGAGCGACTGAACGAACTGACCCGCCTGCTCACCGAACCCCAGCGCTCGCTGG
- a CDS encoding acyl carrier protein, giving the protein MTTSAPESVLDVISELLVERLEIPSDEVRANAPMRDLLTDSLMIVEMAIAVHDMLGITVEEEELRDATLEEFAASVEARRTDR; this is encoded by the coding sequence GTGACTACTTCCGCCCCGGAATCCGTCCTCGACGTGATCAGCGAACTGCTCGTCGAGAGGCTCGAAATCCCCTCCGACGAGGTACGGGCGAACGCGCCCATGCGTGACCTGCTGACCGATTCGCTCATGATCGTCGAAATGGCCATCGCCGTTCACGACATGCTGGGCATCACGGTCGAGGAGGAGGAGCTCCGCGACGCCACGCTCGAGGAATTCGCCGCATCCGTCGAGGCACGGCGCACGGACCGCTGA
- a CDS encoding lysophospholipid acyltransferase family protein, with product MADVTEVIEVAGAELRYAKRLLGEAGESTWDRFLDWLVDDWFRLEVTGLENIPAEGPAVVVANHSGAWGLDGFVLQKVLTRGLGRPLHVPAAHLVFRIPVIGSYARKKGAIPLDPTLGVEHLTAGELVGVFPEGMTGLEKPFRKRYQLRPFSPGFAVSAVRAGAPVVPVSVIGAEEACPRIGEIPALARLFGLPYFPITPAFPLPSKWLVTIGEPIPAPRRPESYAARSAAARLLCAEAQAAVQALVDRERRRRDTPFW from the coding sequence ATGGCCGATGTGACCGAGGTGATCGAGGTGGCAGGAGCCGAACTCAGGTACGCGAAGCGGCTGCTCGGCGAGGCCGGGGAGAGCACCTGGGACCGCTTCCTCGACTGGCTCGTCGACGACTGGTTCCGGCTCGAAGTCACCGGGTTGGAGAACATTCCGGCCGAAGGGCCGGCCGTCGTCGTCGCCAACCATTCGGGCGCCTGGGGGCTCGACGGCTTCGTTCTCCAGAAGGTCCTCACCCGCGGTCTCGGCCGGCCCCTGCACGTACCCGCGGCGCACCTCGTATTCCGGATCCCGGTCATCGGTTCGTACGCCCGCAAGAAAGGCGCCATTCCCCTCGACCCGACGCTGGGAGTGGAACATCTGACCGCCGGGGAACTCGTCGGGGTGTTTCCCGAAGGAATGACCGGTCTGGAAAAGCCCTTTCGCAAGCGCTACCAGCTCCGTCCCTTCAGCCCGGGGTTCGCGGTATCCGCCGTCCGGGCCGGTGCCCCCGTCGTGCCCGTGTCCGTCATCGGCGCCGAGGAAGCGTGCCCCCGGATCGGGGAAATCCCGGCCCTGGCACGCCTCTTCGGCCTCCCCTACTTCCCGATCACCCCGGCCTTCCCGCTGCCCTCGAAATGGCTCGTCACCATCGGCGAGCCGATCCCCGCACCGCGGCGGCCCGAGTCCTACGCCGCCCGCTCGGCCGCGGCCCGCCTGCTGTGTGCCGAAGCCCAGGCTGCCGTGCAGGCCCTGGTGGACCGGGAACGGCGCAGGCGGGACACGCCGTTCTGGTAA
- a CDS encoding beta-ketoacyl-ACP synthase 3, translated as MDISADIPADAAASGSARGRGAVLAGLGAYVPPRVLTNAELCGQRPIGDEWIRTRIGVASRRIADGEATVDLAVRAGRHALTAAGACAVGAVVLVTVSPDRLLPAGAPEVAARLGLGTVPAFDLTSGCSGFLYGLGVASSLFTAGTFDSVLLVASDVFSAFLDPQDWLMSAIFGDGAGAVVLRAGEAGTPGALGPFDLGSDGTQADLLEITGGGARAKKRKPAAPDEGSSPYFRMDGPAVLKQAVVGMCDSVTRAVDRAGWLPGDLDLLIAHQANQRILDGLTAELGLAPGQVLSHIERYGNTAAASVPVLLAQAAAAGTLSPGLRVALTAYGAGLAWGSTTLVWPDVRAVAEGG; from the coding sequence ATGGACATCTCGGCAGACATCCCCGCGGACGCGGCCGCGTCCGGGTCTGCGCGCGGCCGCGGCGCCGTCCTCGCGGGGCTCGGCGCGTACGTCCCGCCGCGCGTCCTCACCAACGCCGAGCTGTGCGGGCAGCGGCCCATCGGCGACGAGTGGATCCGCACCCGCATCGGCGTGGCGAGCCGGCGCATCGCCGACGGGGAGGCCACCGTCGACCTGGCCGTACGGGCCGGCCGGCACGCGCTGACGGCGGCCGGGGCCTGCGCGGTCGGCGCGGTCGTCCTGGTCACGGTCTCCCCGGACCGGCTCCTGCCGGCCGGAGCTCCGGAGGTCGCGGCGAGGTTGGGGCTGGGTACGGTACCCGCCTTCGACCTGACATCGGGCTGCAGCGGATTCCTGTACGGCCTGGGAGTGGCCTCCTCGCTGTTCACCGCCGGGACGTTCGACAGTGTTCTGCTGGTCGCCTCGGACGTGTTCAGCGCATTCCTCGATCCGCAGGACTGGCTGATGTCTGCCATCTTCGGCGACGGGGCGGGGGCGGTGGTGCTGCGCGCGGGCGAGGCCGGAACGCCCGGCGCGCTCGGGCCCTTCGACCTGGGCAGTGACGGCACACAGGCGGATCTCCTGGAGATTACCGGCGGCGGTGCGCGCGCGAAGAAGCGGAAACCGGCGGCTCCGGACGAGGGGTCCTCCCCGTACTTCCGGATGGACGGGCCCGCCGTACTCAAGCAGGCCGTCGTCGGCATGTGCGACTCCGTGACACGGGCCGTGGACCGGGCCGGGTGGCTGCCGGGCGATCTGGACCTGCTCATCGCCCATCAGGCCAACCAGCGGATCCTGGACGGTCTCACCGCCGAGCTGGGCCTGGCGCCCGGGCAGGTGCTCTCGCACATCGAGAGGTACGGGAACACGGCGGCCGCCTCGGTGCCCGTACTGCTGGCCCAGGCGGCCGCCGCCGGAACGCTGTCGCCGGGCCTGCGGGTGGCGCTCACCGCGTACGGCGCGGGGCTGGCCTGGGGATCGACCACCCTGGTCTGGCCCGACGTGCGGGCGGTGGCCGAGGGAGGGTGA
- a CDS encoding lipase family protein has product MAPQVVDETAQRLPARKGPDAAAQSAAPAVPAPAAPEPAPERIDSELLIAASVLLADAALTAKQSGAELTGALCSWRFGLEALRRPGWALGTAASCAQALTASTGLGFGANGGLIGELARMAGSMTYRRPAKVAMAVDAFALRIKAAAADHPNLDAPAARRLTDAMVAGNRLEALRAMYGLIELLGVTRALTTVSPVIMELMALLGMLDENPVNDDFSWVTLAGGVPTTDPFLGLPSSVLKFLNPGPGRAERTEPDPILAKVLATSRNDIVSYVNDIGALGNHGLVLLRRVACADGAVRYVLLLPGTSFGLLSNSTPQDLVGAFDGLLRTDTTYTRAAKKLLRRAGLPTGSDLMIVGHSLGGMTAMNLASDVEVSSTYRVTHVVAIGSPIDSKRPADHTTQVISLVNKHDVIPGLDGRGPASPNDIPDSWVELAWLDESYDYPLSHAPQAYSDALRGEFTHHREQVNKLIGAYDGEVVGNQPYMLRDK; this is encoded by the coding sequence GTGGCGCCTCAGGTGGTCGACGAAACGGCTCAGCGTCTCCCCGCGCGGAAGGGTCCGGATGCCGCTGCCCAGAGCGCGGCCCCGGCCGTACCCGCTCCGGCCGCTCCGGAACCGGCCCCGGAGCGGATCGACTCCGAGCTCCTCATCGCGGCGTCGGTCCTGCTCGCGGACGCGGCCCTGACGGCCAAGCAGTCCGGCGCCGAGCTGACCGGAGCCCTGTGCAGCTGGCGGTTCGGGCTGGAAGCGCTGCGCCGCCCCGGCTGGGCGCTCGGTACGGCCGCTTCCTGCGCCCAGGCGCTGACCGCCTCCACCGGGCTCGGGTTCGGGGCCAACGGCGGCCTGATCGGCGAACTCGCCCGGATGGCCGGGAGCATGACGTACCGCCGCCCCGCCAAGGTGGCCATGGCCGTGGACGCCTTCGCCCTGCGGATCAAGGCGGCCGCGGCCGATCATCCCAACCTCGATGCGCCGGCCGCGCGCCGCCTCACCGACGCCATGGTGGCCGGGAACCGGCTGGAGGCACTGCGGGCGATGTACGGGCTGATCGAGCTGTTGGGCGTGACCCGCGCCCTGACCACGGTGAGCCCCGTGATCATGGAGCTGATGGCCCTGCTCGGCATGCTCGACGAGAACCCGGTCAACGACGACTTCTCATGGGTGACGCTCGCCGGCGGCGTGCCGACCACCGACCCGTTCCTCGGACTGCCGAGTTCGGTCCTGAAGTTCCTCAACCCCGGCCCCGGCCGCGCAGAACGCACCGAGCCCGACCCGATCCTCGCGAAGGTGCTCGCCACCTCCCGCAACGACATCGTCAGCTACGTGAACGACATCGGGGCCCTGGGCAACCACGGCCTGGTGCTGCTGCGCCGCGTCGCGTGCGCCGACGGCGCCGTACGGTACGTGCTCCTGCTGCCCGGCACGAGCTTCGGCCTGCTGAGCAACAGCACCCCGCAGGACCTCGTCGGCGCGTTCGACGGACTGCTGCGCACCGACACGACGTACACCCGTGCCGCGAAGAAGCTGCTCCGGCGGGCCGGGTTGCCCACCGGTTCGGACCTGATGATCGTCGGGCACAGCCTCGGCGGGATGACCGCCATGAACCTCGCGAGCGACGTGGAGGTCTCCTCCACCTACCGGGTCACGCACGTGGTCGCGATCGGCTCCCCGATCGACAGCAAGCGGCCCGCCGACCACACCACCCAGGTGATCAGCCTCGTCAACAAGCACGACGTGATCCCGGGGCTGGACGGGCGCGGACCGGCCTCGCCCAACGACATCCCCGACAGCTGGGTCGAACTGGCCTGGCTCGACGAGTCGTACGACTACCCGCTGTCGCACGCCCCGCAGGCGTACTCCGACGCGCTGCGCGGGGAGTTCACGCACCACCGGGAGCAGGTCAACAAGCTGATCGGCGCATACGACGGCGAAGTCGTCGGCAACCAGCCGTACATGCTGCGCGACAAGTGA
- a CDS encoding dienelactone hydrolase family protein — translation MTGTAPTATLAGWRRAPFSAEGLTYDCFEKGEGPGVVLLPELPGITPEVLGLAEHLVGEGFTVVMPSLFGTPGKPVSVARTAAVFARVCVSAEFRAFATNAHRPVADYLRALARDLAARTPAAGVGVIGLCFTGGFALAAAVDDSVLAPVMSQPSAPIALTAAQRADAGVSEDELRRVVDRTRNNGLCVMGLRFSGDWMAPEERFDTLRSRLGDAFKVIRISSAPDNGDGFGRLAHAVLTLEVRETPADHPALKARAEVTAFLHDRLGG, via the coding sequence ATGACAGGCACCGCACCGACCGCCACCCTCGCCGGATGGCGCCGGGCCCCCTTCTCCGCCGAGGGGCTCACGTACGACTGCTTCGAGAAGGGCGAGGGCCCCGGCGTGGTGCTCCTGCCGGAACTGCCCGGCATCACTCCCGAGGTGCTCGGTCTCGCCGAGCACCTGGTGGGCGAGGGGTTCACCGTCGTGATGCCGTCGTTGTTCGGCACTCCGGGCAAACCCGTCTCCGTCGCCCGGACCGCGGCCGTCTTCGCCCGCGTCTGCGTCTCCGCGGAGTTCCGGGCCTTCGCCACGAACGCCCACCGGCCCGTCGCCGACTACCTCCGGGCCCTCGCCCGCGACCTCGCGGCCCGTACCCCCGCCGCGGGGGTCGGTGTCATCGGCCTCTGCTTCACGGGCGGTTTCGCCCTGGCCGCGGCCGTGGACGACTCCGTCCTGGCCCCCGTCATGAGCCAGCCGTCGGCCCCGATCGCGCTGACCGCCGCCCAGCGCGCGGACGCCGGTGTCTCCGAGGACGAGCTCCGGCGCGTCGTCGACCGCACGCGCAACAACGGCCTCTGCGTCATGGGGCTTCGCTTCAGTGGGGACTGGATGGCCCCTGAGGAGCGCTTCGACACCCTGCGTTCCCGGCTCGGGGACGCCTTCAAGGTCATCCGGATCAGCTCCGCCCCGGACAACGGCGACGGCTTCGGCCGCCTGGCCCACGCGGTCCTGACCCTGGAGGTCCGCGAAACCCCGGCGGATCACCCCGCCCTGAAGGCCCGGGCGGAGGTCACGGCGTTCCTGCACGACCGGCTGGGCGGCTGA
- a CDS encoding terpene synthase family protein — protein MRHELVTNASEQFAGIGCGHLAGRVSGEVPYDTIVLLAEWMAWSFVLDDQHDHLIRTGELAAWRPVTDAITQYLETGRTSRASSRRNPLVSGFVDLCDRILAGMSPGTAARYRAHVPLMLRSLDQEAGNRGAGGRPSIQHYVLMRRHSSQLLPMMDMVEAGLGIDLPQPVHDLPAFQAVVESAVDIISWGNDMFSLPKEHACGDNNNLVSLISSWEGRSLPDAVQATWGRIQDRIEDYVAAERRLFQVIDAQGEMDPAVRAAVTRCVRSYEDWMIGTDLWQRYECTRYSDERFAAGLESAYIRPDLVSVA, from the coding sequence TTGCGCCACGAGCTCGTCACCAACGCCTCGGAGCAGTTCGCCGGCATCGGCTGCGGCCACCTTGCGGGCCGGGTGAGCGGCGAGGTGCCGTACGACACCATCGTCCTGCTCGCCGAGTGGATGGCCTGGTCGTTCGTCCTGGACGATCAGCACGATCATCTCATCAGGACGGGTGAACTTGCGGCCTGGCGGCCCGTCACCGATGCCATCACCCAATACCTGGAGACGGGCAGGACCAGCAGGGCCTCATCGCGCCGCAATCCGTTGGTGAGCGGATTCGTCGACCTGTGCGACCGGATCCTCGCCGGGATGTCCCCGGGGACCGCGGCCCGCTACCGGGCCCATGTGCCGCTGATGCTGCGGTCGTTGGACCAGGAGGCGGGCAATCGCGGGGCTGGTGGACGTCCGTCGATCCAGCACTACGTCCTCATGCGCCGGCACAGTTCCCAGTTGCTGCCGATGATGGACATGGTCGAGGCCGGGCTGGGAATCGACCTGCCGCAGCCCGTCCACGACCTCCCCGCTTTCCAGGCGGTCGTCGAGAGCGCCGTCGACATCATCTCGTGGGGCAACGACATGTTCTCCCTGCCGAAGGAGCACGCCTGCGGGGACAACAACAACCTCGTCTCCCTCATCTCCTCCTGGGAGGGACGCTCCCTCCCGGACGCCGTCCAGGCGACCTGGGGGCGCATCCAGGACCGCATAGAGGACTACGTGGCAGCGGAACGACGGCTGTTTCAAGTCATCGACGCCCAGGGGGAGATGGACCCGGCCGTACGCGCAGCGGTCACCCGGTGCGTGCGGAGTTACGAGGACTGGATGATCGGCACGGATCTGTGGCAGCGTTACGAGTGCACACGGTACAGCGACGAACGGTTCGCAGCCGGGCTGGAGTCTGCGTACATCCGCCCGGACCTGGTCTCGGTGGCATGA
- a CDS encoding cytochrome P450 — MTHAEHPGPVVHAPAAPGRLPLLGHAIPLWRQPIAFLESLREYGDIVRLDIGTWPVHVLTSPDHVNAVLVQQAQQFGRGRIFERLRPMFGNGIVTTDGDFHRKQRRMVQPAFHRNHIADYAEVMGRAAEAMCASWTAGRQVSMLTETRRYALSSVAEMTFSGGLSGAAIAEVHRSLPVVLEGMLLRVVMPKSLDRLPIPPNRRFDSAAARLRRVIDQVIAQYGAEQEGRHDLLSLLLSSVDAETGTTMSAEQVRDEVIAIMFAGTETPATTLAWIFHELGRHPEVEKRLHAEVDAVVGARPVRPDDLPRLTYTNNVFQEALRLHSPLLFTRRSLEPVTLGGVSIPAGAELAYSPYALHRDPALFRDPTAFDPDRWQEGGDELPRPHRFIPFGAGQHKCIGDAFAVAEILTAVATVASRWKLVPAPGVTVRELPAGIPQPSELPMIPVSRH; from the coding sequence ATGACCCACGCGGAACATCCCGGCCCCGTGGTCCACGCCCCCGCGGCCCCGGGACGGTTACCGCTCCTGGGTCACGCGATCCCCCTGTGGCGGCAGCCGATCGCGTTCCTCGAATCGCTGCGCGAGTACGGCGACATCGTGCGCCTCGACATCGGCACCTGGCCCGTCCACGTGCTCACGAGCCCGGACCACGTCAACGCCGTACTGGTCCAGCAGGCCCAGCAGTTCGGCCGCGGCAGGATATTCGAGCGGCTCCGTCCTATGTTCGGCAACGGCATCGTGACGACCGACGGGGACTTCCACCGCAAACAGCGCCGGATGGTGCAACCGGCCTTCCACCGCAACCACATCGCCGACTACGCCGAGGTGATGGGCCGGGCGGCGGAGGCGATGTGCGCCTCGTGGACGGCGGGCCGCCAGGTCTCGATGCTCACGGAGACCCGCCGGTACGCCCTGTCCTCGGTCGCCGAGATGACCTTCTCGGGAGGCCTGAGCGGGGCTGCCATCGCGGAGGTGCACCGCTCCCTGCCCGTCGTCCTGGAGGGCATGCTGCTGCGCGTCGTCATGCCCAAGTCCCTGGACCGGCTGCCCATCCCGCCCAACCGGAGGTTCGACTCGGCGGCCGCCCGCCTGCGCCGCGTCATCGACCAGGTGATCGCGCAGTACGGCGCCGAGCAGGAGGGCCGGCACGACCTCCTCTCCCTGCTTTTGTCCAGCGTGGACGCCGAGACCGGCACGACGATGAGCGCCGAGCAGGTACGGGACGAGGTCATCGCGATCATGTTCGCGGGGACGGAGACCCCGGCCACCACCCTGGCCTGGATCTTCCATGAACTCGGCCGGCACCCGGAGGTGGAGAAGCGCCTCCACGCCGAGGTCGACGCGGTGGTGGGCGCGCGCCCCGTCCGCCCGGACGACCTCCCCCGGCTGACGTACACGAACAACGTGTTCCAGGAGGCGCTGCGCCTGCACTCTCCGCTGCTGTTCACCCGGCGGTCCCTGGAGCCCGTCACCCTGGGCGGTGTCTCCATCCCGGCCGGGGCGGAACTGGCCTACAGCCCGTACGCGTTGCACCGGGACCCCGCGCTGTTCCGCGATCCCACGGCGTTCGATCCGGACCGCTGGCAGGAGGGCGGGGACGAGCTGCCCCGGCCCCACCGGTTCATCCCGTTCGGGGCGGGCCAGCACAAGTGCATCGGTGACGCGTTCGCCGTGGCGGAGATCCTGACCGCGGTGGCGACCGTGGCGTCCCGGTGGAAGCTGGTCCCCGCCCCGGGTGTGACGGTGCGTGAACTCCCGGCGGGCATACCCCAGCCCAGCGAGCTGCCCATGATCCCTGTTTCACGCCATTGA